Proteins encoded within one genomic window of Neoarius graeffei isolate fNeoGra1 chromosome 18, fNeoGra1.pri, whole genome shotgun sequence:
- the inab gene encoding internexin neuronal intermediate filament protein, alpha b: MSYGAEIYSSSSYRKIFGDSARFSSSPSRISGPRSGYPSRTTSSSLGSYKRIGRIGFPLSTSPMGMDTFDLAQSAAVSNELKIIRTNEKEQMQGLNDRFATFIEKVRYVEQQNKALEAELAALRQRHSEPSRLADLYQQEIRELRAQLEQVCADRERTALERDAAEEELHKAQERCEEEARRRNEAERTLQAFRKDVDDASLARLDLERKVESLLDEIGFLRKVHDEEVAELTSVIQASQVSVEVEVAKPDLTSALKEIRVQYESLASKNLQSAEEWYRSKFADLNEQASRSNEAIRASREEVNEFRRQLQSRTIEIESLRGTNESLERQIREMEDRHNVEVVGLQDAIGELENELRTTKNEMARHLREYQDLLNVKMALDIEIAAYRKLLEGEETRLSTGITYPIPGSMSSTQSYNYQSRIYTSSTKSTKKERGDDEDKPSGGSDNSSSKKGEKHDSGDAEIVTSKN, encoded by the exons ATGAGCTACGGAGCCGAAATCTATTCCTCTTCATCCTACCGGAAGATTTTCGGAGACTCTGCACGTTTCTCGTCGTCACCATCCAGAATTAGTGGCCCTCGAAGCGGCTACCCATCCAGGACCACCAGCTCGAGTCTGGGCTCCTATAAGCGCATCGGGCGCATCGGCTTCCCATTATCTACCTCTCCGATGGGGATGGACACGTTTGACTTGGCGCAGAGCGCCGCGGTGAGCAACGAACTCAAGATCATTCGGACAAATGAGAAAGAGCAGATGCAGGGCTTGAACGACCGCTTCGCCACGTTCATAGAGAAAGTGCGCTATGTGGAGCAGCAAAACAAGGCGCTGGAGGCCGAGCTGGCTGCGCTGCGTCAGCGCCACTCAGAGCCGTCGCGTCTCGCCGACCTGTACCAGCAGGAGATCCGGGAACTGCGTGCGCAGCTGGAGCAGGTGTGCGCGGACAGAGAGCGCACTGCACTGGAGCGCGACGCCGCCGAAGAGGAGCTGCACAAGGCGCAGGAGCGCTGTGAGGAAGAGGCGCGCCGGCGCAATGAAGCCGAACGCACGCTGCAGGCTTTCCGTAAGGATGTAGACGACGCGTCTCTGGCGCGCCTCGACTTGGAGAGGAAGGTCGAGTCCCTGCTGGACGAGATCGGCTTCCTGCGTAAGGTGCACGACGAAGAGGTGGCCGAGCTCACCAGCGTCATCCAGGCGTCGCAGGTGTCCGTGGAGGTCGAGGTGGCCAAGCCCGACCTGACCTCTGCTCTCAAGGAGATCCGCGTGCAGTATGAATCGCTCGCCTCTAAAAACCTGCAGTCAGCCGAGGAGTGGTACCGATCCAAGTTCGCCGACCTGAACGAGCAGGCGAGCCGCAGCAACGAGGCGATCCGCGCCAGCCGCGAAGAGGTCAACGAGTTCAGGCGTCAGCTGCAGTCCAGGACCATCGAGATCGAAAGCCTTCGCGGCACCAACGAGTCCTTGGAGAGGCAGATCCGTGAGATGGAGGACCGGCACAACGTCGAGGTCGTCGGTCTTCAG GATGCAATTGGTGAGCTGGAGAATGAGCTAAGGACCACTAAGAATGAAATGGCTCGTCACTTGAGGGAATACCAGGACCTTTTGAATGTCAAGATGGCCCTGGATATTGAGATTGCTGCTTACAG GAAACTTCTGGAAGGAGAGGAGACACGCCTAAGCACTGGTATCACCTACCCCATCCCAGGCTCCATGTCCAGCACCCAGAGCTACAACTACCAGAGCCGTATCTACACCAGCTCTACCAAGAGCACCAAGAAGGAGAGAGGAGACGATGAGGACAAACCGAGTGGCGGCTCCGACAACTCTTCTTCCAAGAAGGGTGAAAAGCATGATTCTGGAGATGCTGAAATTGTCACCTCAAAGAACTAG